A single window of uncultured Methanospirillum sp. DNA harbors:
- a CDS encoding IS630 family transposase (programmed frameshift), which translates to MFRKYSIYLPDFEREELLSVVNKGISPAYRIKHAQILLNADKNGPNLPDWKSAEFIKCHPQTVFNVRKRYHEQGLKAALDRKFREEPPNEPILDGQKEAQLIAIACSQPPTGYTRWTFKLLSERMVELEIVETISPKTVERALKKNELKPHLKKCWVIPPQQNAEFVAHMEDILEIYHLPYNPNIPVVCMDEKPIQFISDTRPSIPLSPSHPERFDYEYQRNGTSNIFIFTEPLKGWRKAVVREKKTKQDWAEEIRTILIEDYPSASKIILICDNLNTHTIGALYATFTPKEALKLSKRLEIHHTPKHGSWLNIAEIELSVMTMQCLNRRIGDPISLKNEIKFWQKNRNENQKSVNWQFKSEDARIKLRHLYPQI; encoded by the exons ATGTTTAGAAAATATTCAATTTATCTTCCTGATTTTGAACGAGAAGAATTACTATCAGTAGTAAATAAGGGTATATCCCCTGCCTATCGAATAAAACATGCCCAAATTCTATTAAATGCTGACAAGAACGGCCCTAATTTACCAGATTGGAAAAGCGCTGAATTTATTAAATGTCATCCTCAAACCGTGTTTAATGTAAGAAAAAGATATCATGAACAGGGTCTAAAAGCTGCATTGGATAGGAAATTCCGTGAAGAACCACCGAATGAACCAATTTTAGATGGACAGAAAGAAGCTCAATTAATTGCAATAGCCTGCAGTCAACCTCCCACTGGTTATACTCGATGGACGTTTAAACTCCTTTCCGAGCGTATGGTAGAATTAGAGATCGTTGAAACAATCTCTCCAAAAACTGTTGAAAGAGCCTTAAA AAAAAACGAACTCAAACCTCATTTGAAAAAATGCTGGGTAATCCCTCCTCAACAGAACGCTGAATTTGTTGCTCACATGGAAGATATCCTTGAAATATATCACCTTCCATATAATCCAAATATCCCTGTTGTTTGCATGGATGAGAAACCAATTCAATTTATTTCTGATACCAGACCTTCAATTCCTCTTTCACCATCTCATCCTGAGCGGTTTGACTATGAATATCAGAGAAATGGTACGTCAAATATCTTTATTTTCACTGAACCATTGAAAGGTTGGCGGAAAGCTGTTGTAAGGGAAAAGAAAACTAAACAAGATTGGGCTGAGGAAATCCGAACGATATTGATTGAGGATTACCCATCTGCATCGAAAATTATTTTGATCTGTGATAATTTGAATACACATACGATAGGTGCTTTATATGCAACATTTACCCCTAAAGAAGCACTGAAACTTTCCAAACGATTAGAGATTCATCACACACCAAAACACGGTTCATGGTTAAATATTGCAGAAATTGAGTTGAGTGTTATGACCATGCAATGTTTAAACAGAAGAATCGGGGATCCCATTTCGTTAAAGAATGAAATTAAATTTTGGCAGAAGAACAGAAATGAAAATCAGAAGTCAGTAAACTGGCAGTTCAAATCAGAAGATGCAAGAATTAAACTACGTCACCTTTATCCACAAATTTAA
- a CDS encoding NAD(P)/FAD-dependent oxidoreductase yields the protein MTKTNIPEKGAIIQRDLETFAIHPHIPGGFADPALLRKIADVAEKYGAKFVKLTGAQRIAIIGIKEEDLDSVWAEFDDQSKAIGLTIRSIQICPGTRSCKKAKQDSPGLGLTLDKEFYGKSAPAKFKIGVSGCSNCCSDSWMKDLGFFGTDDGFTAVVGGKGGGTPKPGRELIQHLTAEQAIILTRKVIAFYREKGQGPERLGATIERVGFDTFTKAVV from the coding sequence ATGACAAAGACAAACATACCAGAAAAGGGAGCAATCATCCAGAGAGATTTGGAGACATTCGCTATTCATCCCCACATACCAGGCGGCTTTGCTGATCCTGCACTCCTCCGAAAGATTGCAGATGTAGCAGAAAAATATGGTGCGAAATTCGTAAAACTTACGGGTGCACAACGCATTGCGATTATTGGTATAAAGGAAGAGGATCTGGATTCAGTATGGGCGGAGTTTGATGATCAGTCCAAGGCTATTGGTCTGACAATCCGAAGTATTCAAATCTGTCCGGGAACACGATCCTGTAAAAAAGCAAAACAAGACAGTCCAGGGCTTGGATTAACTCTTGATAAGGAGTTTTATGGCAAATCAGCCCCGGCAAAGTTCAAGATCGGTGTATCTGGATGCTCAAATTGCTGCAGTGATTCCTGGATGAAAGATCTCGGCTTTTTTGGCACTGATGATGGTTTTACAGCGGTAGTTGGAGGGAAGGGAGGGGGGACGCCAAAGCCCGGACGGGAGTTAATACAACATTTAACTGCTGAACAGGCAATAATCCTTACCAGAAAGGTTATTGCATTTTATCGGGAGAAGGGACAAGGACCTGAACGTCTGGGAGCAACCATTGAACGGGTCGGGTTTGATACATTTACTAAAGCGGTAGTATAA
- a CDS encoding helix-turn-helix domain-containing protein, with protein sequence MGHIEESVTPDALMHEIREIRGDLKRFFERTNQVHLQSLISDLKHEYGDILSKNHVERARECLSSNMVHDCEMHDTCFQILLNFLTVTSSHINDEEITDDLVRSYRARIDEMRKNGPYLRCDICFTEVRRLFEKQLDLMRSLGILKQQEESLPVMDYPEEKIVSVIIEPIASIPRFQILQSVSAETKTFSDLSQITKLKGGNLLFHLKKLQEAGMIIQRHERGDYVITEKGFRVLSAIREVYANIVSKEYGE encoded by the coding sequence ATGGGCCACATAGAAGAATCAGTAACCCCTGATGCACTTATGCATGAAATCCGGGAGATCAGGGGAGATCTGAAACGATTTTTTGAACGCACAAACCAGGTCCATCTCCAGTCCCTCATATCAGATCTCAAGCACGAGTACGGTGATATTCTTTCAAAGAACCATGTCGAACGTGCCAGGGAATGTCTTTCCAGCAACATGGTCCATGATTGTGAGATGCATGATACCTGTTTTCAGATCCTCCTCAATTTTCTAACCGTCACTTCAAGCCACATCAATGACGAAGAGATTACCGATGATCTTGTTCGCTCGTACCGGGCCCGTATCGATGAGATGCGAAAGAATGGGCCATATCTACGATGTGATATCTGCTTTACTGAGGTCAGACGACTCTTTGAGAAACAACTGGACCTGATGCGTTCATTGGGAATTCTGAAGCAACAGGAGGAATCGCTGCCTGTAATGGATTATCCTGAAGAAAAGATTGTTTCAGTAATTATCGAACCGATAGCAAGTATTCCACGATTTCAGATCCTTCAGTCAGTATCAGCAGAGACAAAGACTTTTTCAGATCTCTCCCAGATCACCAAACTCAAGGGTGGAAACCTTCTGTTTCACCTGAAAAAACTCCAGGAAGCAGGGATGATTATTCAGAGGCATGAACGGGGAGATTATGTTATTACAGAGAAAGGATTCAGGGTGTTATCAGCGATTCGGGAAGTATATGCGAACATCGTGAGTAAAGAATATGGTGAATAG
- a CDS encoding MTH865 family protein, protein MPSVKEEIHTQITGALAGAAFPIKTPEQLIAAFPAGADTTCQVGDLKMTAGEAGTLLTENDFPFTSAKQVADVIVDRAGL, encoded by the coding sequence ATGCCATCTGTCAAAGAAGAGATCCATACACAGATAACCGGAGCATTAGCAGGTGCTGCCTTTCCAATCAAGACACCGGAGCAGCTTATCGCAGCATTTCCTGCCGGAGCTGACACCACCTGCCAGGTTGGTGACCTAAAAATGACGGCAGGTGAAGCGGGAACCCTCCTTACGGAGAATGATTTTCCATTCACCAGTGCCAAACAGGTTGCTGATGTTATCGTAGATCGTGCAGGGTTATAA
- a CDS encoding GNAT family N-acetyltransferase, with translation MPDILYNEDKKDLPIDQLHSLFKSAGWIREPETEEMIHHFNLPFINSTRVISAWHEERLVGVVRVLSDTIVRSTIHDLVVDPEFQCKGIGRELLTRCIMAYPDTEWIVQTNDDNAEYYLKTGFIRYPRVVLFKPSVWDPEY, from the coding sequence ATGCCTGATATTTTGTATAATGAAGATAAGAAGGATCTTCCAATCGATCAATTGCATAGCCTGTTCAAGTCAGCGGGCTGGATCCGGGAACCTGAAACAGAGGAGATGATTCATCATTTTAATCTGCCTTTTATCAATTCTACACGCGTGATTTCGGCTTGGCACGAGGAACGATTAGTGGGAGTTGTCAGGGTTCTTTCTGATACAATAGTCAGATCAACTATTCACGATCTGGTTGTTGATCCTGAGTTCCAATGCAAAGGAATCGGAAGGGAATTGCTTACACGTTGTATTATGGCATATCCAGATACTGAGTGGATTGTTCAAACAAATGACGATAATGCAGAATATTATCTGAAAACCGGTTTTATCAGGTATCCAAGAGTTGTTCTCTTCAAACCGTCTGTATGGGATCCGGAATACTAA
- a CDS encoding histidine kinase N-terminal 7TM domain-containing protein: MQFQNYPFFYLMFLSAIISGIIAFITWNRRDVRGSGTFSFYMFLIAWWLFFYALEVTALDPSLHILYLKIEYLAIPWIPAFVILFALKFGGFDRLITWKIRVLIFFIPVISFLSYFTNEYHHWYYQAVDTLTIDGLTIISITPGFMYDVLSAYIFLSILFCLIIFIYILYNSPRVFFIQSFLFICVIISLLAGYAYYHLMPRLYPDFDITPIILAFAGLIVLLEIFQYQFFDLVHFPHRKIFEHLHDGIIVLDSSNRILEINNAAISILHLENASPIGENFNRITTFLSESAPSLTGPDPVHTTIQHQYEKCSYFYAIDMYPVFDSIKRLECRLIVMRDVSEIIQSKNALREAGKKLGLLTSITRHDILNQIMVISFYIDDIAKISGDQPHAVISIARVKEATAMIRQLINFTSVYQDLGIAEPGWYKVSDGMKKAWETRNVPSSVSCRIDANLVIYADMLIEKVFYNLIDNSLRHGRDITTITLTSRIVDQSALIIYEDDGGGIAPKEKEKIFARGFGKNTGYGLFLVREILGITSITIQETGTPGTGVRFEMTVPHGGFMVPPEINMD; the protein is encoded by the coding sequence ATGCAGTTTCAAAATTATCCATTCTTTTACCTGATGTTTTTATCTGCAATAATATCAGGAATTATCGCATTTATCACATGGAATCGCAGGGATGTTCGTGGTTCAGGAACGTTCAGTTTCTATATGTTCCTCATCGCCTGGTGGTTATTTTTCTATGCCCTGGAGGTAACTGCACTTGATCCTTCCCTTCACATCCTCTATCTTAAGATAGAATATCTTGCAATTCCATGGATCCCGGCTTTTGTCATCCTCTTTGCATTAAAGTTTGGGGGATTTGATCGTCTTATCACCTGGAAGATCCGGGTGCTCATCTTCTTCATACCGGTCATCAGTTTTCTCTCATACTTTACCAATGAATACCATCACTGGTATTATCAGGCAGTAGACACCCTGACGATTGACGGACTGACAATAATCTCAATAACTCCGGGTTTTATGTATGATGTTCTGAGTGCATACATCTTCCTCTCTATTCTCTTCTGCTTAATCATCTTCATCTACATTCTCTATAATTCACCGAGAGTTTTTTTTATTCAGTCCTTTCTGTTTATCTGTGTCATAATCTCGCTCCTGGCGGGGTATGCGTATTATCATCTGATGCCCCGGTTGTATCCGGACTTTGATATTACACCCATTATTCTGGCATTTGCCGGACTCATTGTTCTTCTCGAGATATTTCAGTATCAGTTCTTTGATCTCGTCCATTTTCCCCATCGTAAGATCTTTGAGCATCTTCATGATGGCATCATTGTCCTGGATTCGTCAAACCGAATCCTTGAGATCAATAATGCAGCGATCTCAATCCTGCATCTTGAGAACGCTTCTCCTATCGGAGAAAATTTCAACAGGATTACAACATTTTTATCAGAGTCAGCTCCCAGCCTTACCGGCCCGGATCCTGTTCATACAACCATCCAGCATCAGTACGAAAAATGTTCCTATTTCTATGCAATCGACATGTATCCGGTTTTTGATTCTATTAAACGGCTGGAGTGCAGACTGATTGTCATGCGGGATGTCAGTGAGATAATACAGTCAAAGAATGCCCTGAGAGAAGCCGGAAAGAAACTAGGCCTCTTAACATCAATTACCCGTCATGATATCCTGAATCAGATCATGGTCATATCCTTCTATATTGATGATATCGCAAAGATTTCCGGTGACCAGCCCCATGCTGTGATATCAATTGCAAGGGTGAAAGAAGCAACCGCAATGATACGGCAGCTCATCAATTTCACATCAGTGTACCAGGATCTCGGGATAGCCGAGCCCGGGTGGTACAAGGTTTCAGATGGTATGAAAAAGGCATGGGAGACCAGAAATGTCCCATCATCAGTCTCCTGCCGAATCGATGCAAACCTGGTAATCTATGCTGATATGCTGATCGAAAAGGTATTTTACAACCTTATCGACAATTCTCTGCGACATGGAAGAGATATCACCACAATCACGCTTACATCAAGGATAGTTGATCAATCTGCTCTCATTATCTATGAGGATGATGGCGGAGGGATAGCCCCGAAGGAGAAAGAAAAGATATTTGCAAGAGGATTCGGTAAAAATACCGGGTATGGCCTTTTCCTTGTGAGGGAGATTCTGGGAATTACTTCAATCACCATACAAGAGACCGGAACACCTGGAACGGGAGTCCGGTTTGAGATGACTGTTCCTCATGGGGGATTTATGGTTCCTCCTGAGATAAACATGGATTGA
- a CDS encoding TOBE domain-containing protein, giving the protein MKISARNALKGTIKSITKGPVNAEVVIDIGGGKLVTAMITAHAVENLGLKEGKEAYAVVKASEVMVAVD; this is encoded by the coding sequence ATGAAGATCAGCGCTCGTAATGCACTCAAGGGAACCATCAAGTCCATCACCAAGGGTCCGGTCAATGCAGAAGTCGTCATCGACATCGGTGGCGGGAAACTTGTCACTGCCATGATCACTGCACATGCTGTCGAGAACCTTGGTTTAAAAGAAGGCAAAGAAGCATACGCGGTTGTCAAGGCAAGCGAAGTAATGGTCGCTGTCGATTAA
- a CDS encoding ribbon-helix-helix protein, CopG family: MKRRYNITLTPEMDEKLNRFAYLTRKSRSSLIEEALEQYLIDSGTDLRSPEGDEIAILKERLEVLEAKLNRIDRIDGHGQVKCPCPSSDTEYHDRTPQLLPQTPPPRVSKKIYPDTSPDEEIQSVIAIDPDGWYTQSLVSEFLDQSVLQSTRKSIVSLAVTRGEMETNGKKRKGCRIKGSSAIRWIISMRKKEKPPVFFLGSP, encoded by the coding sequence ATGAAGAGACGATACAATATCACTCTCACTCCAGAGATGGATGAGAAGTTGAACAGGTTTGCGTATCTGACCCGTAAAAGCAGGAGTAGCCTGATCGAAGAGGCCCTTGAACAGTACCTTATCGATTCAGGTACTGATTTGCGCTCTCCAGAAGGGGATGAGATCGCGATCCTAAAAGAGCGGCTCGAGGTACTGGAAGCAAAGCTTAACAGGATAGATAGAATAGATGGGCACGGACAGGTTAAGTGCCCGTGTCCATCAAGCGATACAGAGTATCATGATAGAACCCCTCAATTACTGCCACAGACTCCACCACCTCGCGTTTCAAAAAAAATTTACCCTGATACTTCACCAGATGAAGAGATACAATCAGTTATTGCAATTGACCCTGATGGGTGGTACACCCAGTCACTAGTGAGTGAATTTCTGGATCAGTCTGTTTTGCAGAGTACAAGGAAGAGTATCGTCTCACTGGCGGTGACACGAGGAGAGATGGAGACGAATGGGAAGAAGAGAAAAGGTTGCAGGATAAAGGGCTCATCTGCAATCAGGTGGATAATATCAATGAGAAAGAAGGAGAAACCACCGGTATTCTTTCTGGGTTCTCCGTAA
- a CDS encoding molybdopterin molybdotransferase MoeA, with the protein MIRIPRICINSQLISLDRAKEIVLTSFQTNDDKTSIPVPDSWGYVTAQPVYSQRTNPPSILAGPDGIAVRSEETAPAGTDNPVEIRASRVNTGMPMPIGYDAVIPVEEITPVTDSTYLIYRSVAPYQNTIAQGIDISEGGLLFDKGHFIRPFDIGAMLSYGILDIMVRTWKVGIIATGDEIISPYTVPQPGQIVDSNSYLIAAFLKQYRVTPVLYPALHDDPGRISEVIEMIMQECDMALIFGGSSAGSKDYTVDAIEQSGTLLFHGVAMGPGKPVTLARVNEKPVFGMPGPSISAMVALHELVVPLLIQWGVPISSSSYVTGVLTGNVPSIEGFDTFRLVKIRRENGKNLITPVPHVFGHMMGIRADAVLHKKAGSDTSVEGQEVEVKMITIPANMGY; encoded by the coding sequence GTGATCAGAATACCCCGAATATGTATCAACTCACAATTAATATCCCTTGATAGAGCAAAAGAGATTGTCCTCACCTCTTTTCAAACCAATGATGATAAAACAAGTATCCCGGTCCCTGACTCATGGGGATATGTCACCGCTCAGCCGGTATACTCACAGCGAACAAATCCGCCCAGTATACTTGCCGGACCTGATGGGATTGCCGTCCGAAGTGAAGAGACAGCTCCGGCAGGAACGGACAACCCGGTAGAGATCAGAGCATCGAGGGTGAACACCGGAATGCCCATGCCTATAGGATACGACGCTGTCATTCCAGTCGAAGAGATAACACCTGTTACCGATTCCACGTACCTGATCTACCGATCTGTCGCACCATATCAGAATACCATTGCACAGGGAATTGATATATCAGAGGGGGGTCTCCTCTTCGATAAAGGGCACTTCATCAGGCCTTTTGATATCGGTGCCATGCTATCATATGGGATTCTTGATATCATGGTCAGGACCTGGAAGGTGGGGATCATTGCAACAGGCGATGAGATAATATCACCGTACACAGTTCCACAACCTGGTCAGATAGTGGACAGCAACTCATACCTGATTGCAGCATTTCTGAAACAATATCGAGTAACGCCAGTGCTGTACCCCGCTCTGCATGATGATCCCGGGCGAATATCCGAAGTCATTGAGATGATCATGCAGGAATGTGACATGGCCCTGATCTTTGGAGGGTCTTCAGCAGGGTCAAAGGACTATACCGTTGATGCCATAGAACAGAGCGGGACTCTTCTCTTTCATGGTGTTGCAATGGGGCCTGGTAAACCTGTAACCCTGGCCCGGGTGAATGAAAAACCTGTGTTTGGAATGCCTGGCCCGTCAATTTCAGCCATGGTTGCACTTCATGAGCTGGTTGTTCCCCTGCTCATCCAATGGGGTGTGCCGATCTCTTCATCTTCCTATGTAACAGGTGTCCTTACCGGAAATGTCCCCTCAATTGAGGGGTTTGATACGTTCCGACTGGTGAAGATCAGGAGAGAGAACGGAAAGAATTTGATCACACCTGTTCCGCATGTATTCGGGCATATGATGGGGATCAGGGCTGATGCAGTCCTTCACAAAAAAGCGGGTTCTGATACCTCAGTTGAAGGTCAGGAGGTTGAAGTGAAGATGATAACGATACCTGCCAATATGGGGTACTGA
- a CDS encoding ABC transporter substrate-binding protein — MMKKLLMVILILTMCAATCTVAYADSGANEKTITDMEGRTVTIPVPLQHVITVGSVPVQNSFLFALGEGGTIINDLPESFKKQGRWKYQYVFAPNLQGEPSIQTTNSQPNVEEIVKMNPDLVFTMDKPTVDLLEKSGVPVAYLSWVNDDDVKKLMTLLGDAYNKQDAASKYLTFFDDTVNKVSSVAKTIPDNERKKVLYITYSSKTVPHKIGDWWIEKAGGISVSNATRETESMKVDAEQINKWNPDVIIVSTPSEIDAIQNDPKLADITAIKNKAVYIPPMGAHTWANRGIETPLTVMWAAKTIYPDKFKEFDLEKETGDFYTEFFGYDCTPDQIKDILSGKANSN, encoded by the coding sequence ATGATGAAGAAACTCCTGATGGTAATCCTGATTCTGACGATGTGTGCGGCAACGTGCACAGTAGCATATGCGGATTCAGGCGCGAATGAAAAGACAATCACAGATATGGAAGGAAGGACCGTCACAATTCCTGTTCCTCTCCAACATGTTATCACTGTTGGATCTGTCCCGGTACAGAACAGTTTCCTCTTTGCTCTAGGAGAAGGTGGCACGATCATTAATGATCTTCCTGAATCCTTTAAAAAACAGGGCAGATGGAAGTATCAGTATGTTTTTGCTCCTAATCTGCAGGGTGAACCGTCTATTCAGACAACGAACAGCCAGCCAAATGTAGAGGAGATCGTCAAGATGAATCCTGATCTCGTCTTTACAATGGATAAACCGACAGTGGATCTGCTTGAGAAGAGTGGTGTCCCTGTGGCTTATCTCTCCTGGGTGAATGACGATGATGTCAAAAAACTGATGACATTACTGGGCGATGCATACAACAAACAGGATGCAGCGAGTAAGTATCTGACGTTCTTTGATGATACCGTCAACAAGGTCTCTTCTGTTGCAAAAACCATCCCTGACAATGAACGCAAGAAGGTCCTGTACATCACATATAGTTCTAAGACCGTGCCTCACAAGATTGGTGACTGGTGGATCGAGAAAGCAGGCGGAATCAGTGTAAGCAATGCGACCCGTGAAACAGAGTCAATGAAAGTTGATGCTGAGCAGATCAACAAGTGGAATCCGGATGTTATCATTGTTTCAACTCCAAGTGAGATTGATGCTATCCAAAATGATCCTAAACTTGCTGATATAACTGCAATCAAAAACAAGGCTGTGTATATTCCACCGATGGGTGCACACACCTGGGCTAACCGTGGTATCGAGACGCCATTAACGGTGATGTGGGCAGCAAAAACGATCTATCCTGATAAATTTAAAGAATTCGATCTCGAAAAAGAGACCGGTGATTTCTACACAGAGTTCTTCGGGTATGATTGCACCCCAGATCAGATCAAAGATATTCTCAGTGGGAAAGCAAATTCCAATTAA
- a CDS encoding ABC transporter substrate-binding protein — translation MKHSSHVRKIGLGMAILLIFVILSIPNAFAASTNTGQVGTQTVTDLAGREVAIPDPITNITCLHPIPTYMAWRLAPDKLVSIDMVSKTRAYLMSKSDKDKFLSLPVTGVYFKGLNNEQVISLRPDVVISMTKDPNVEKEQDIFNIPVVTVKKDTIEDYEPSFRLMGKILGNENEGNELADYWNDVLSRVKDASSKIPKDKKLKVFYTGSAPETVPGSATIMSSIVRDAGGIPYADAVSLSGDQTNEGITISIEDIIKWNPDVIIAQNTNVSTEIMSDPVWKDTAAMKNNRVYCVPKYEFPDGITSILGLMWVAETLYPDQMSFDIPKEARNFFQKFYKNSDLTDEQIAMKNS, via the coding sequence ATGAAGCACAGTTCACATGTAAGAAAAATTGGATTGGGAATGGCAATTCTTTTAATTTTTGTGATTCTCAGCATACCTAACGCATTCGCAGCATCAACAAACACCGGTCAGGTTGGCACTCAGACAGTTACCGATCTCGCAGGTAGAGAAGTAGCCATACCTGATCCGATAACCAACATCACCTGTCTGCACCCAATTCCAACATATATGGCCTGGCGCCTTGCCCCGGATAAGCTGGTTAGTATTGACATGGTATCCAAAACAAGAGCCTATCTCATGTCAAAAAGTGATAAGGATAAATTTTTGAGCCTTCCGGTTACAGGAGTCTATTTTAAAGGGCTTAATAATGAGCAGGTGATCTCACTCAGACCGGATGTGGTTATCTCTATGACAAAGGATCCAAATGTTGAGAAAGAACAGGATATATTCAACATTCCGGTTGTCACGGTAAAAAAAGATACAATCGAGGACTATGAACCTTCATTTAGATTGATGGGGAAAATCCTTGGCAATGAGAACGAAGGGAATGAGCTTGCAGATTACTGGAATGACGTTCTCAGCCGTGTCAAAGATGCAAGTTCAAAGATTCCAAAAGATAAAAAACTGAAGGTATTTTATACAGGAAGTGCTCCTGAAACAGTTCCCGGTTCTGCAACTATTATGTCATCTATCGTGAGAGATGCCGGAGGTATCCCCTATGCAGATGCAGTTTCATTGAGTGGTGACCAGACGAACGAAGGAATTACAATCTCTATTGAAGATATTATCAAGTGGAATCCCGATGTTATCATCGCACAGAATACCAATGTCTCTACTGAGATCATGAGCGATCCGGTATGGAAGGACACTGCGGCAATGAAGAATAACCGAGTGTATTGCGTACCAAAGTATGAGTTCCCGGATGGAATTACATCGATTTTAGGGCTCATGTGGGTTGCCGAAACATTGTATCCCGATCAGATGTCCTTTGATATCCCGAAAGAGGCACGAAACTTCTTCCAGAAATTTTACAAGAACTCTGATCTGACTGATGAACAGATTGCCATGAAGAATTCATGA
- a CDS encoding radical SAM protein — MDFSFEHILQRSETEEITAEEALFLFTETENYGKAQQLFKTAAFVRDQEKGRRFQWSGGVATILPCTLDPLCSYCPYWVKPSNALTIDEILTGVRYLNEHGITNFHLSGGTTLESDGSDVVSIVEKIREISDSEITVNVGAGLSMDSLLALKDLGVTKIGSSFEVINPALFSQFKAGDSLEKKKELARQINDLGLGLGTGMLAGLNLEPSRYQDYVDFIFHVKQYENLESVYVSRFFPNKGTPLENHPRCSTIEGARIIAVMRLILRTIDIGPAAGWSYDDIPVWVNAGGGNRIGGIHISRVPTYKKPWFLHTAVKYENRMEYCNTIPIAGPLLAEVGITDLYY; from the coding sequence ATGGATTTCTCATTTGAGCACATTTTGCAGCGATCTGAAACTGAGGAGATAACAGCTGAAGAAGCACTCTTTCTGTTTACAGAGACAGAAAATTACGGAAAAGCACAGCAGTTATTTAAGACTGCAGCATTTGTCAGAGATCAGGAGAAAGGGAGAAGATTTCAATGGAGCGGGGGAGTTGCTACCATTCTCCCATGTACTCTGGATCCCCTCTGCTCATACTGCCCATACTGGGTAAAACCATCCAATGCCTTAACAATAGATGAGATCCTGACCGGGGTCAGATATCTGAATGAACACGGGATCACAAACTTTCACCTGAGCGGCGGAACGACTCTTGAGAGTGATGGAAGTGATGTGGTCTCCATAGTTGAGAAGATCAGAGAGATATCAGACTCAGAGATTACGGTGAATGTCGGTGCAGGCCTTTCCATGGACTCCCTTCTCGCTCTGAAGGATCTAGGGGTAACAAAGATCGGCTCTTCATTTGAGGTCATTAATCCAGCCTTATTCTCACAGTTTAAAGCAGGAGATAGCCTTGAAAAGAAGAAAGAACTCGCCCGGCAGATCAATGATCTTGGACTTGGACTTGGAACCGGTATGCTTGCCGGGCTGAATCTGGAACCTTCCCGGTATCAGGATTATGTAGATTTCATCTTTCATGTAAAACAGTATGAAAACCTGGAGAGTGTGTACGTCAGTCGGTTTTTCCCAAATAAAGGGACCCCTCTGGAGAATCACCCCCGTTGTTCAACCATCGAAGGCGCAAGAATCATCGCAGTTATGAGGTTGATTCTGAGAACTATCGATATAGGACCAGCAGCAGGATGGAGTTATGATGATATTCCGGTATGGGTGAATGCAGGTGGAGGTAACCGAATTGGGGGAATTCATATCTCCCGTGTTCCGACCTATAAAAAGCCCTGGTTCCTCCATACGGCTGTGAAGTATGAGAACCGGATGGAATATTGCAATACTATACCAATTGCAGGGCCATTGCTTGCTGAAGTTGGGATAACAGACCTCTATTATTAA